From Micromonospora echinospora, one genomic window encodes:
- a CDS encoding macrolide family glycosyltransferase has translation MRKPAHIAMVGSTAPSHVYPSLGLIRELVDRGHRVTYAIGEPLTGLVTPTGAEPVTHPSILPQGDTAWPEDPGEAMRVFLDEGIAVLPLLTARYDTDRPDLVLYDIGGLAGPLLAARYDVPAVQLSPAMVAWNGYEEDMAEILTALYESESGRDYYATLGAWLADNGIRREPRHFLTHPDRVLSLIPRVMQPNADRVPDSVRFVGPCLDPARLTDPTWTPPTDGRRVLLVSFGTAYNDQLPVYRACLRGFADSPWHVVLAVGHKVDPADLGPLPDNVEVHRSVPQLAVLAHASAFVTHAGMGGCTEALWFGVPTVAIPQAVDQFGNADRLVDAGVGRRLPAEEVSAETLRAAVDAVADDPRLRRRLAEIRSEVRANGGLRHAADAVETFLAGR, from the coding sequence ATGCGCAAACCAGCTCATATCGCCATGGTCGGCAGCACCGCGCCGAGCCATGTCTACCCGTCTCTGGGCCTGATCCGGGAACTGGTCGACCGGGGCCACCGGGTGACCTACGCGATCGGCGAACCGCTCACCGGCCTGGTCACGCCGACCGGGGCGGAACCGGTCACCCACCCGTCGATCCTGCCGCAGGGCGACACCGCCTGGCCGGAGGACCCCGGTGAGGCGATGCGGGTGTTCCTCGACGAGGGCATCGCGGTGCTCCCGCTCCTGACCGCCCGCTACGACACGGACCGGCCGGACCTCGTGCTCTACGACATCGGCGGGCTGGCCGGGCCACTGCTGGCCGCCCGGTACGACGTGCCGGCGGTGCAGTTGTCACCAGCGATGGTCGCGTGGAACGGCTACGAGGAGGACATGGCGGAGATCCTCACCGCCCTGTACGAGTCGGAGTCCGGACGCGACTACTACGCCACCCTCGGCGCGTGGCTGGCCGACAACGGCATCCGGCGGGAACCGCGACACTTCCTGACCCACCCGGACCGGGTGCTGTCGCTGATCCCCCGGGTGATGCAGCCGAACGCCGACCGGGTCCCGGACTCGGTGCGGTTCGTCGGCCCGTGTCTCGACCCGGCCCGGCTCACCGACCCGACCTGGACACCGCCCACCGACGGACGGCGGGTCCTGCTGGTCTCCTTCGGCACGGCCTACAACGACCAGTTGCCGGTGTACCGGGCCTGCCTGCGCGGTTTCGCCGACTCGCCGTGGCACGTCGTGCTGGCCGTCGGACACAAGGTGGACCCGGCCGACCTAGGCCCGCTGCCGGACAACGTGGAGGTGCACCGCAGCGTGCCGCAGCTGGCGGTGCTGGCCCACGCGTCGGCCTTCGTCACCCATGCCGGCATGGGAGGCTGCACCGAGGCGCTCTGGTTCGGCGTGCCCACGGTCGCGATCCCGCAGGCGGTGGACCAGTTCGGCAACGCCGACCGGCTCGTCGACGCCGGTGTCGGCCGGCGGCTGCCGGCCGAGGAGGTCAGCGCGGAGACGCTACGCGCGGCGGTGGACGCGGTCGCCGACGATCCGCGGCTGCGGCGCCGGCTGGCCGAGATCCGGTCCGAGGTACGCGCGAACGGCGGGCTGCGGCACGCGGCGGACGCGGTGGAGACGTTCCTCGCCGGGCGCTGA
- a CDS encoding putative bifunctional diguanylate cyclase/phosphodiesterase, with translation MNDRPDIPGADDRRRPGVEEFARVWAAALHRAHYVPISAGERHEIVAGLTDRLVAGVLTEPADPGAGQRIGADLVAAGFGSPEALGRTIAIIGSRLIADLRLPPDPALDARLTGLLAELAIGFASAAHDRSLQAQDLVRLAALAAHTRAEEALRVSEARFRRFATHDQLTGLPNLTLFTERLGRMSAAGETVDRAGVCCLDIDDFAAVNDVLGHRVGNLLLRDIAGRLGAITDRRIDLVARLDSDRFAILMVGTTCAEDTAKIADRVLAALAAPFHVAGTEVPLTASVGVAEGPVRDGSGAKLLRASEIALHWAKADGKATWRQFDRDRSNADAARYRLSAAMPAALRRGEFTLAYQPIADLRSGRLAGVEALARWRHPRLGLLTAARFIELAERTSLVVPLGNHLLEQACRQASRWQRVQPGLYVSVNVSVRQLQQDGMAAAVAQVLDRTGLPPSLLQLEVTEQAVIELSGVVMDTLTALMKLGVRLVIDDFGVGYANLANLRALPLHGLKLDASLTRPSAPAFRQAAAYHPSTDDDFLTTVVSLGHKLGLTVTAEGIETTEQAHRLTATGCDNGQGWYFGRPVPPDEITDAIVAQNHSMLTM, from the coding sequence GTGAACGATCGGCCCGACATCCCCGGGGCCGACGATCGGCGCCGTCCGGGTGTCGAGGAGTTCGCCAGGGTGTGGGCCGCAGCGTTGCACCGGGCCCACTACGTGCCGATCAGCGCCGGTGAGCGGCACGAGATCGTCGCCGGACTAACGGACCGTCTGGTTGCCGGTGTCCTCACCGAACCGGCTGACCCCGGCGCCGGCCAGCGGATCGGCGCCGATCTCGTGGCGGCGGGCTTCGGGTCACCGGAGGCGCTCGGTCGGACGATCGCGATCATCGGCTCGCGGCTGATCGCCGACCTGCGGCTGCCTCCGGACCCCGCGCTCGACGCCCGGCTGACCGGGCTGTTGGCCGAGCTGGCGATCGGCTTCGCGTCGGCCGCGCACGACCGCAGCCTGCAGGCACAGGACCTGGTCCGGCTGGCCGCGTTGGCGGCGCACACCCGGGCCGAGGAGGCGTTGCGGGTCAGCGAGGCGCGGTTCCGCCGCTTCGCCACCCACGACCAGCTGACCGGACTGCCCAACCTGACGTTGTTCACCGAACGCCTGGGACGGATGTCCGCTGCCGGTGAGACGGTCGACCGGGCCGGCGTCTGCTGCCTCGACATCGACGACTTCGCGGCGGTCAACGACGTGCTCGGGCATCGGGTGGGCAATCTGCTGCTCCGGGACATCGCCGGCCGGCTCGGCGCGATCACCGACCGGCGGATCGACCTGGTGGCCCGACTGGACAGTGACCGGTTCGCGATCCTGATGGTCGGCACCACCTGCGCCGAGGACACCGCCAAGATCGCTGACCGGGTGCTCGCCGCGCTGGCCGCCCCGTTCCACGTCGCCGGCACCGAGGTGCCCCTGACGGCGAGCGTGGGAGTCGCCGAGGGGCCGGTCCGCGACGGCAGCGGCGCGAAGCTGCTGCGCGCGAGCGAGATCGCGTTGCACTGGGCCAAGGCGGACGGGAAGGCGACCTGGCGACAGTTCGACCGGGACCGCAGCAACGCCGACGCCGCGCGGTACCGACTCTCGGCGGCGATGCCGGCGGCCCTACGGCGGGGCGAGTTCACCCTCGCCTACCAACCCATCGCCGATCTCCGATCCGGACGGCTGGCCGGGGTGGAAGCGCTTGCCCGCTGGCGCCACCCCCGTCTCGGTCTCCTGACCGCCGCACGGTTCATCGAGCTCGCCGAACGCACCAGCCTCGTCGTGCCCCTGGGCAACCACCTGCTCGAGCAGGCGTGCCGCCAGGCCAGCCGTTGGCAGCGTGTCCAGCCCGGACTGTACGTGAGCGTGAACGTGTCGGTGCGTCAGCTCCAACAGGACGGCATGGCCGCCGCCGTCGCGCAGGTCCTCGACCGGACCGGCCTGCCACCGAGCCTGCTCCAGCTGGAGGTCACCGAGCAGGCCGTGATCGAACTGAGCGGCGTCGTGATGGACACCCTCACCGCGCTGATGAAACTCGGCGTCCGACTCGTCATCGACGACTTCGGTGTCGGCTACGCGAACCTGGCCAACCTCCGCGCCCTGCCGCTGCACGGTCTCAAGCTCGACGCCAGCCTGACCCGCCCGTCGGCACCGGCGTTCCGGCAGGCGGCGGCATACCACCCCAGCACGGATGACGACTTCCTCACCACCGTCGTGTCGCTCGGTCACAAGCTCGGCCTCACCGTGACCGCCGAAGGTATCGAGACCACCGAGCAGGCCCACCGTCTCACCGCCACCGGCTGCGACAACGGGCAGGGCTGGTACTTCGGCCGACCGGTGCCCCCCGACGAGATCACCGACGCCATCGTGGCGCAGAACCACTCGATGCTCACCATGTAG
- a CDS encoding sulfite exporter TauE/SafE family protein, with protein MRKLILLALVGLGAQLVDGSLGMAYGVTSTTLLLAIGTNPAAASATVHLAEIGTTLVSGASHWRFGNVDWKVVWKIGIPGALGAFAGATFLSNLSTETAAPLMSIILLTLGLYILIRFTAVGLPKGNLGKPLRKRFLAPLGVVAGFVDATGGGGWGPVGTPAILASGRLEPRKTIGSIDTSEFLVAVAASVGFIVGIGSEGVNFAWVAVLLIGGTIAAPIAAWLVRHIPPRVLGSAVGGVIILTNTRTLLRSDWIDASDGVRYAFYAVIYVVWAAALAYSVRQYRANRDEERRIIAESEAAAAADGPNEKSAAPTV; from the coding sequence ATGCGAAAACTCATCCTCCTCGCCCTGGTGGGCCTGGGTGCCCAACTCGTCGACGGCAGTCTCGGCATGGCGTACGGAGTCACCTCGACGACGCTGCTGCTCGCCATCGGCACCAATCCCGCGGCGGCGTCGGCGACCGTTCACCTTGCCGAGATCGGCACCACCCTCGTCTCCGGCGCCTCCCACTGGCGGTTCGGGAACGTCGACTGGAAGGTCGTCTGGAAGATCGGTATCCCCGGCGCGCTCGGTGCTTTCGCCGGTGCCACCTTCCTGTCGAACCTGTCGACCGAGACCGCCGCGCCGTTGATGTCGATCATCCTGCTCACGCTGGGGCTCTACATCCTGATCCGGTTCACTGCGGTGGGTCTGCCCAAGGGCAACCTCGGTAAGCCGCTGCGGAAGCGTTTCCTCGCCCCGCTGGGCGTGGTGGCCGGCTTCGTCGACGCCACCGGTGGCGGCGGCTGGGGGCCGGTCGGCACCCCGGCGATCCTGGCCAGCGGTCGGCTGGAGCCGCGCAAGACCATCGGCTCGATCGACACCAGCGAGTTCCTCGTCGCCGTCGCCGCGAGCGTCGGCTTCATCGTCGGGATCGGTTCCGAGGGCGTGAACTTCGCCTGGGTCGCCGTGCTCCTGATCGGCGGCACCATCGCCGCGCCGATCGCGGCCTGGCTGGTCCGGCACATCCCGCCGCGCGTGCTCGGCTCGGCCGTCGGCGGAGTCATCATCCTGACCAACACCCGCACGCTGCTGCGCAGTGACTGGATCGACGCGTCCGACGGTGTCCGCTACGCCTTCTACGCCGTCATCTACGTCGTCTGGGCCGCCGCTCTGGCGTACTCCGTCCGTCAGTACCGGGCCAACCGGGACGAGGAACGCCGCATCATCGCCGAGAGCGAGGCCGCCGCGGCAGCCGACGGGCCGAACGAGAAGAGCGCCGCCCCGACCGTGTGA
- a CDS encoding low temperature requirement protein A, producing MSLPPGRRRRPSLDLDLDLDLDLDLDRRIVAARSGLGAAGTVENLAPATPSAGRLPGEPTGTRAGQTARAEGGAGDRTALGRVRASTPALTCPAMTRRLRPGLRPVTEHTQVTTAELFFDVVFVFAFIQVNALMVKETEPLRIAHGLLVFTMLWWSWSLFAWLGNRVRANYGLSRLTVLVVTPVMFVLAVTIPEAFQDLAGGVNTALWFVACFVLVRVLYLALRLYASSGLTGRDLTALVVPMAVASVLLLVAALLPRSALDPGRVQLGQVTLWAVAVAVDYGFGMALPVPARVISSVRHWTERHNLIVIIALGEVLVSIGAAGTNLPGSPGLFAASALAVVIAGALEWIYFDLSTLAGEHALRAAGPAQRVALARDGYSYLHLPMIAGVILLALGLKHVPALVGNTDAYRRGDPLDDVGRWAMYGGVALFLVAHAAFQWRLSPTVARSVVWPRLTGAAIVLALLPVTAAISALRSLAWLAAVCLFTSVTEVVVSRGHRRRLRRALADEAEATTPGTGEPGPGLSPF from the coding sequence ATGTCGCTGCCACCCGGACGAAGGCGACGGCCCTCCCTCGACCTCGACCTCGACCTCGACCTCGACCTCGACCTCGACCGGCGCATCGTCGCCGCACGTTCCGGGCTGGGAGCGGCCGGCACGGTCGAGAACCTGGCACCGGCCACGCCCTCCGCCGGGCGTTTGCCGGGAGAGCCAACGGGTACCCGCGCCGGGCAGACCGCCAGGGCGGAGGGGGGAGCCGGTGACCGCACGGCGCTCGGACGAGTCCGCGCGTCCACGCCGGCGCTGACCTGCCCGGCCATGACGCGGCGACTGCGCCCGGGGCTGCGCCCGGTGACCGAGCACACCCAGGTCACCACCGCCGAACTGTTCTTCGACGTGGTTTTCGTCTTTGCGTTCATCCAGGTCAATGCCCTGATGGTGAAGGAGACGGAGCCGCTGCGGATCGCCCACGGGCTTCTCGTGTTCACCATGCTGTGGTGGTCGTGGTCGCTCTTCGCCTGGCTGGGCAACCGGGTCCGGGCGAACTACGGCCTGTCACGGCTGACGGTCCTCGTCGTCACCCCGGTCATGTTCGTCCTGGCGGTCACCATCCCGGAGGCATTCCAGGATCTCGCCGGCGGGGTGAACACCGCGCTGTGGTTCGTCGCCTGCTTCGTGCTGGTACGCGTGCTGTACCTGGCCCTGCGGCTCTACGCCTCGTCCGGGCTGACCGGCCGCGACCTCACGGCGCTCGTCGTGCCGATGGCCGTCGCCTCGGTGCTGCTGCTGGTGGCGGCACTGCTTCCCCGGTCCGCGCTCGACCCCGGCCGGGTGCAACTCGGGCAGGTCACGCTCTGGGCAGTCGCGGTGGCGGTCGACTACGGCTTCGGGATGGCGCTGCCGGTGCCCGCCCGGGTCATCTCCTCCGTCCGGCACTGGACCGAGCGACACAACCTGATCGTCATCATCGCGCTCGGCGAGGTGCTGGTCTCCATCGGCGCCGCCGGCACCAACCTGCCCGGTTCACCCGGCCTGTTCGCCGCCTCCGCGCTGGCGGTGGTGATCGCCGGGGCACTGGAGTGGATCTACTTCGACCTGTCGACGCTCGCCGGCGAACACGCGTTGCGCGCCGCCGGGCCGGCCCAGCGGGTGGCCCTGGCCCGGGATGGGTACAGCTACCTGCACCTGCCGATGATCGCCGGAGTCATCCTGCTGGCGCTCGGGCTCAAGCACGTACCCGCGCTGGTCGGGAACACCGACGCCTACCGGCGCGGTGATCCCCTCGACGATGTCGGCCGCTGGGCGATGTACGGCGGCGTGGCCCTGTTCCTGGTGGCACACGCGGCCTTCCAGTGGCGGCTGAGTCCGACGGTCGCCCGCAGCGTCGTCTGGCCACGGCTGACCGGGGCGGCGATCGTCCTGGCCCTGCTGCCGGTCACCGCGGCGATCTCCGCGCTGCGCTCGTTGGCGTGGCTCGCGGCGGTCTGCCTGTTCACGTCCGTGACGGAGGTCGTCGTCAGCCGGGGACACCGGCGTCGACTGCGCCGGGCGCTGGCCGACGAGGCGGAGGCGACGACGCCGGGCACGGGCGAACCGGGACCTGGCCTCTCCCCCTTCTGA
- a CDS encoding acetylserotonin O-methyltransferase yields MNLTPLPLLQLSSGFSSFKTFAAAVELSLFTRLADGRTMSVTEASVEFGLPHRPADLLLTACASLGLLERRGDGYGNTALAEMFLVEGRPYYFGGLVRFYDKREYPAWGRVLEALRSDKPTAWDPEVQDSPFVAEDSQMLQLFWDAMHCISTFTARALGEVYDFGRHSRLLDVGGGSGAFPIELCRHYANLSATVYDLPHVCPIADAKIADAGLSGRITTVAGDFLRDAALPAGYDVILYSMIMHDWGEDTDRELLRRAYEALAPGGVVIISELMLNADRTGPAEAALMGMNMLIETTAGKNYSETEYMTWLQDAKFSDVRTLPFVAAGANGVVIGVKN; encoded by the coding sequence GTGAACCTGACACCCCTGCCATTGCTGCAACTGAGCAGTGGTTTCTCGAGCTTCAAGACCTTCGCCGCCGCAGTGGAGCTGAGTCTGTTCACCCGGCTCGCCGATGGTCGGACGATGAGCGTGACGGAGGCGTCTGTCGAGTTCGGACTGCCGCATCGCCCGGCGGATCTGCTGCTCACTGCTTGCGCCTCGCTGGGACTGCTGGAGAGGCGTGGTGACGGGTACGGAAACACCGCACTCGCCGAGATGTTCCTGGTCGAAGGGCGCCCCTACTATTTCGGTGGGTTGGTGCGGTTCTACGACAAGCGCGAGTACCCGGCATGGGGTCGTGTTCTCGAGGCGCTTCGGTCGGACAAGCCGACCGCCTGGGACCCGGAGGTCCAGGACTCTCCGTTCGTGGCCGAGGACTCGCAGATGCTGCAGTTGTTCTGGGACGCGATGCACTGCATCTCGACGTTCACCGCCCGTGCTCTCGGTGAGGTCTACGACTTCGGCAGACACTCCCGTCTGCTGGATGTGGGGGGTGGCTCCGGAGCGTTCCCGATCGAGCTGTGCCGCCACTACGCGAACCTGTCGGCGACGGTGTACGACCTGCCCCACGTGTGCCCGATCGCTGATGCGAAGATCGCCGACGCTGGACTGAGCGGACGGATCACCACGGTGGCCGGGGACTTCCTGCGCGACGCCGCGCTGCCGGCGGGCTACGACGTGATCCTGTACAGCATGATCATGCACGACTGGGGTGAGGACACCGACCGGGAACTGCTGCGACGCGCCTATGAGGCACTGGCGCCCGGCGGTGTGGTCATCATCAGCGAACTGATGCTCAATGCCGACCGCACCGGCCCCGCCGAGGCCGCCCTGATGGGCATGAACATGCTCATCGAGACCACGGCCGGCAAGAACTACTCCGAGACCGAGTACATGACCTGGCTACAGGATGCCAAGTTCTCCGACGTCCGCACCCTGCCGTTCGTCGCGGCCGGCGCGAACGGTGTCGTCATCGGCGTCAAGAACTGA
- a CDS encoding SAM-dependent methyltransferase — MERPEWAPEDVDLSRPSVARAYDYWLGGSHNFEVDREFARQALAAVPDLRLVARANREFLHRAVRFMLDQGIRQFLDIGSGIPTVGNVHEIAQQVDPDARVVYVDIDPVAVAHSTQILAGQPNAVALLEDLRHPEAILDHPETRRLLDLDRPVGLLLVSVVHAVPDEDDPYGLVKRLWTALAPGSCVAISHVTTDSRPDEMGEGTRLSGRTSTPVTARTRSQVEDFFSGLDLVEPGVVWSPLWRPETPGDVGEHPERMSFYVGVGCRR; from the coding sequence ATGGAACGGCCGGAGTGGGCACCAGAGGATGTTGACCTTAGTCGGCCGAGCGTCGCCCGGGCGTACGACTACTGGTTGGGCGGTTCGCACAACTTCGAGGTCGACCGGGAGTTCGCCCGCCAGGCGCTGGCGGCGGTGCCGGACCTTCGCCTGGTGGCGCGGGCGAACCGTGAGTTCCTGCACCGGGCGGTGCGGTTCATGCTCGACCAGGGGATCCGGCAGTTCTTGGACATCGGATCGGGTATCCCGACGGTCGGCAACGTGCACGAGATCGCCCAGCAGGTCGATCCGGACGCCCGTGTGGTCTACGTGGACATCGACCCGGTGGCGGTGGCGCACAGCACCCAGATCCTCGCCGGCCAACCGAACGCGGTCGCCCTGCTCGAAGACCTGCGTCACCCGGAGGCCATCCTCGACCATCCGGAGACCCGCCGGCTGTTGGACCTCGACCGGCCGGTCGGCCTGCTGCTGGTGTCGGTCGTGCACGCCGTGCCGGACGAGGACGACCCGTACGGGCTAGTCAAGCGACTGTGGACGGCGCTGGCCCCGGGCAGTTGCGTGGCGATCAGCCATGTCACCACCGACAGCCGTCCGGACGAGATGGGAGAGGGCACCCGGCTCAGCGGCCGGACGAGCACGCCCGTCACCGCCCGCACCCGGTCCCAGGTGGAGGACTTCTTCTCCGGCCTCGACCTGGTGGAACCCGGTGTGGTCTGGTCACCGCTGTGGCGTCCCGAGACTCCCGGCGACGTCGGAGAGCATCCCGAGCGGATGAGTTTCTACGTCGGGGTCGGATGCCGCAGGTGA
- a CDS encoding aminotransferase class V-fold PLP-dependent enzyme: MTTALVPSPVRAGNRPAPRPPYQPLQVLGVPGEINLDYAASAPCARAAADAVAELLPWYASVHRGAGALSRRCTLAYEQARQTVGDFFSVRPDDHVIFTRNTTDALNLLAHALPADTKVVTFAGEHHANLLPWPAGTLRLPVPDSPNAAVRALAAALRELRRGTDASTPILVAVTGASNVTGECWPVAELTRVAHRHGARVVLDAAQLAPHAPVDLAALDVDYLAASGHKLYAPFGAGVLVGRADWLDAAPPYLAGGGATQYVGTATHDVRWTTGPGRHEAGTPNLLGAVALAAVCTALTTADRAALHVREQALLTRLRTGIEALPHVVELRTFGPTADRVGIVSFVVAGRDSADVAAILATEHRIGLRDGLFCAHPLARRLLAEAAARSGRRDLPPTALRASLGLGSTDEHVERLLTALAALA; the protein is encoded by the coding sequence ATGACCACTGCCCTCGTACCCTCGCCCGTCCGTGCCGGGAATCGTCCGGCGCCACGACCGCCGTACCAGCCGCTCCAGGTGCTCGGCGTGCCCGGTGAGATCAACCTCGACTACGCCGCCTCCGCGCCCTGCGCCCGTGCCGCCGCCGACGCGGTGGCCGAGCTGCTGCCCTGGTACGCCAGCGTGCACCGGGGCGCCGGTGCCCTCTCCCGGCGCTGCACCCTCGCCTACGAACAGGCCCGGCAGACCGTTGGCGACTTCTTCTCCGTCCGCCCCGACGATCACGTCATCTTCACCCGGAACACCACGGACGCGCTCAACCTGCTCGCCCACGCGCTCCCCGCCGACACCAAGGTCGTCACGTTCGCCGGCGAACACCACGCGAACCTGCTGCCCTGGCCGGCCGGGACCCTCCGGCTACCGGTACCCGACTCGCCGAACGCGGCGGTACGCGCGCTCGCCGCCGCCCTGCGCGAACTGCGCCGGGGGACCGACGCCAGCACGCCGATCCTGGTCGCGGTGACCGGCGCGAGCAACGTCACCGGGGAGTGCTGGCCGGTCGCGGAGCTCACCCGGGTGGCCCACCGGCACGGCGCCCGCGTCGTGCTGGACGCCGCCCAACTGGCCCCGCACGCCCCCGTCGACCTGGCCGCGCTCGACGTGGACTACCTCGCCGCGTCCGGACACAAGCTGTACGCCCCGTTCGGGGCCGGCGTGCTCGTCGGGCGGGCGGACTGGCTGGACGCCGCACCGCCGTACCTGGCCGGCGGCGGGGCCACCCAGTACGTCGGGACGGCGACCCACGACGTGCGCTGGACCACCGGCCCCGGCCGGCACGAGGCCGGGACGCCGAACCTGCTCGGCGCGGTGGCCCTGGCGGCGGTCTGTACCGCGCTCACCACCGCGGACCGTGCCGCCCTGCACGTCCGGGAGCAGGCGCTGCTGACCCGGTTGCGCACCGGTATCGAAGCGCTGCCGCACGTCGTCGAGCTGCGGACCTTCGGCCCCACGGCCGACCGGGTCGGCATCGTGTCCTTCGTGGTCGCCGGCCGGGACTCCGCCGACGTGGCCGCCATCCTCGCCACCGAGCACCGGATCGGGCTACGCGACGGGCTGTTCTGCGCCCACCCGTTGGCCCGACGGTTGCTCGCCGAGGCCGCCGCGCGCAGTGGCCGCCGCGACCTGCCGCCCACCGCCCTGCGGGCCAGCCTCGGCCTGGGCAGCACCGACGAGCACGTGGAGCGCCTGCTCACCGCCCTCGCCGCGCTCGCTTGA
- a CDS encoding tetratricopeptide repeat protein, translating to MGQFHAPVTINTARVVRWPHHVGVVPTVVDGFQQRQHIIDLKRMDGGTAAHTQVLCGLGGVGKTQLAAAYADQAFARRQIDLLVWVTAATRHGIVAAYAQAAYAVLDHADPETRKAAAQFLAWLATSDRRWLIVLDDLQTPADLNGLWPPATPTGRVLVTTRRRDAALADGRRRVLDLGVFTADEAVAYLRHKLPHEPVDQLHQLAAGLGHLPLALAQATAYLTDRGLDCAGYRARLTDRRRALAHLLPEPEALPDEHRATVAATWWLSIVAADRLPPRGLARPLLDLAALLDPNGIPVHLFTTSAVTDHLRSLDRGDDAAPVDQDAVADALRNLHRLSLVTHGGSHLRVHALVQRAARDRLTPQQLDTAARIAADALLQIWPVPGRESSTSHQALYANTAALYEHRRQALLVPHGHPVLRRAGRSLGDTGHPADAMGFFADLHTDCLRVLGPDHPHTLATLHDVAEWRGEAGDPAGAVETFRQVLADRSRVLGPDHPDTLTTRNNLAYSQGRAGDPTGAVAAFRQVLTDRSRVLGPDHPDTLTTRNNLAYWRGRAGDPTGAVEALQQVLADRLRVLGPDHRHTLSTSSNLAYWRGRAGDPTGAVEALQQVLADYVRVLGPDHPHTLTTRRNLAYWQAESGDRAGAVAATERVLDDQLRVLGPGHPDALTTRRNLARWRDDGAG from the coding sequence GTGGGCCAGTTCCACGCCCCGGTGACGATCAACACGGCTCGGGTCGTGCGGTGGCCGCACCACGTCGGGGTGGTTCCGACGGTGGTCGACGGGTTCCAGCAGCGGCAGCACATCATCGACCTGAAGCGGATGGACGGTGGGACAGCGGCGCACACGCAGGTGTTGTGCGGATTGGGCGGGGTGGGCAAGACCCAGCTGGCTGCCGCGTACGCCGACCAGGCATTCGCACGGAGGCAGATCGACCTCCTGGTGTGGGTCACCGCCGCCACCCGGCACGGCATCGTCGCCGCCTACGCGCAAGCCGCCTACGCGGTCCTCGACCACGCTGACCCGGAGACGCGGAAGGCTGCGGCGCAGTTCCTGGCGTGGCTGGCGACGAGCGACCGGCGGTGGCTGATCGTGCTCGACGACCTCCAGACCCCGGCCGACCTGAACGGTCTGTGGCCACCCGCCACGCCGACGGGCAGGGTACTGGTGACCACCCGCCGCCGTGACGCCGCACTCGCCGACGGCCGACGCCGGGTCCTCGATCTCGGCGTGTTCACCGCCGACGAGGCGGTCGCATACCTTCGGCACAAGCTGCCCCACGAGCCCGTCGACCAACTCCACCAACTCGCCGCCGGTCTCGGCCACCTTCCGCTCGCGCTGGCTCAGGCCACCGCGTACCTCACCGACCGGGGACTGGACTGCGCCGGGTACCGGGCTCGCCTGACCGATCGCCGACGGGCTCTCGCTCATCTGCTGCCCGAGCCCGAGGCGCTGCCCGACGAGCACCGGGCGACGGTCGCCGCGACCTGGTGGCTGTCGATCGTCGCCGCCGACCGGCTCCCACCGCGCGGACTGGCTCGCCCCCTGTTGGACCTGGCCGCGCTTCTGGACCCCAACGGCATCCCGGTCCACCTCTTCACCACCTCGGCGGTCACCGACCACCTCCGCAGTCTCGACCGCGGCGACGACGCCGCGCCGGTCGACCAGGACGCCGTCGCCGACGCCCTGCGCAACCTGCACCGCCTCAGTCTCGTCACGCACGGCGGGAGCCACCTTCGGGTGCACGCCCTCGTCCAGCGGGCCGCCCGAGACCGACTCACCCCGCAACAGCTCGACACCGCCGCCCGCATCGCCGCCGACGCGCTGCTGCAGATCTGGCCGGTCCCGGGACGAGAGTCCTCGACCAGCCACCAGGCCCTGTACGCGAACACCGCAGCGCTGTACGAGCATCGCCGTCAGGCCTTGCTTGTTCCCCATGGTCACCCGGTGCTGCGCCGCGCGGGCCGCAGTCTCGGCGACACCGGCCATCCCGCCGACGCCATGGGCTTCTTCGCCGATCTGCACACCGACTGCCTGCGAGTGCTCGGTCCGGACCACCCGCACACCCTGGCCACCCTTCACGACGTCGCCGAGTGGCGGGGCGAGGCCGGTGATCCGGCCGGCGCGGTGGAGACCTTCCGGCAGGTCCTGGCCGACCGATCACGAGTACTGGGCCCCGACCACCCCGACACCCTGACCACCCGCAACAACCTGGCCTACAGCCAGGGCCGCGCCGGTGACCCCACCGGCGCGGTCGCGGCCTTCCGGCAGGTCCTGACCGACCGATCACGAGTACTGGGCCCCGACCACCCCGACACCCTGACCACCCGCAACAACCTGGCCTACTGGCGGGGGCGGGCCGGCGACCCCACCGGCGCGGTGGAAGCACTCCAGCAGGTGCTCGCCGACCGGTTACGGGTGCTCGGCCCCGACCATCGCCACACGTTGAGCACCAGCAGCAACCTGGCCTACTGGCGGGGGCGGGCCGGCGACCCCACCGGCGCGGTGGAAGCACTCCAGCAGGTACTGGCCGACTACGTACGCGTCCTCGGCCCGGACCACCCGCACACCCTGACCACTCGGCGCAACCTGGCCTACTGGCAGGCCGAGTCCGGTGACCGCGCCGGTGCCGTAGCGGCGACCGAGCGTGTGCTCGACGACCAGCTTCGCGTGCTCGGACCCGGCCACCCGGACGCGCTCACCACTCGAAGGAACCTCGCCAGGTGGCGGGACGACGGTGCCGGTTGA